The genomic segment TGTGGGCCGAGCACTGGTCATTTGTGCCACCGACACGGCCGAGTTTACCAGCTGTGAGCGACGCCGCCTGGCCGCGGAACGGCATCGATTTTTTTGTGCGGTCGCGGATTGCGCGAGAAGGCCTGGAGCCGGCCCCGGCAGCCGATCGCATCACATTGCTTCGTCGTGTGACGTTGGGGCTGACCGGAATTCCGCCGACGATCACGGAGGTCGATGCGTTCATGACGGACGACTCGCCAGACGCTTACGAACAGGTGGTCGCACGGGTGCTTGGCTCGCCGCGCTACGGAGAACACATGGCGCTCGCGTGGCTCGACGCCGCCCGGTACGCCGATACCAGTGGCTACCAGGTCGACTGGGAACGGTTCATGTGGCCTTGGCGCGATTGGGTCGTGGACGCTTACAACGCCAACATGCCGTTCGACCAGTTTACGATCGAACAGCTTGCCGGCGACATGCTGCCGCAGGCGACTCTGTCGCAACAGCTCGCCACCGGCTTTAATCGCAACCATCGGACCAACGATGAAGGGGGGAGCCTGGACGCCGAGTTTGAGGTGGAATACGTCGTCGATCGCGTCGATACCACGTCGACGGTCTGGCTCGGTTTGACAGCTGGATGCGCGCGTTGTCACGATCACAAGTACGAGCCGATCTCGCAGAAGGAATACTACCGCCTGTTCGCGTTCTTCAATAACGTCCCGGAAAAGGGAGTTGACGGGAGCAAAGGTGCCGCGGTCCCGTACCTCGAAGTGCCCAATCCAGGAGTGCGGGCGAAGATCGCGGAAGTCAAGAGCCGACTTCAGCGG from the Fuerstiella sp. genome contains:
- a CDS encoding DUF1549 domain-containing protein; the encoded protein is MMRFTVTNSAPVSRIFQRTLATTVVGAVALIVTEPALVLASEKREAVVDFNRDVRPILASHCLQCHGPDAQAREAELRLDTRAGAFADRGGYRVVDPRKPQQSELLSRITSDDRDLRMPPSDAPDREGLSAQQIEVLTRWIRQGAVWAEHWSFVPPTRPSLPAVSDAAWPRNGIDFFVRSRIAREGLEPAPAADRITLLRRVTLGLTGIPPTITEVDAFMTDDSPDAYEQVVARVLGSPRYGEHMALAWLDAARYADTSGYQVDWERFMWPWRDWVVDAYNANMPFDQFTIEQLAGDMLPQATLSQQLATGFNRNHRTNDEGGSLDAEFEVEYVVDRVDTTSTVWLGLTAGCARCHDHKYEPISQKEYYRLFAFFNNVPEKGVDGSKGAAVPYLEVPNPGVRAKIAEVKSRLQR